The DNA sequence ATAGACAGGCAGCTTCCTAAAAATCATATGTGCTGAGTGTGCAATTGTCTGGCAGGAATGCCCGAGCGGCGTCGTCAATGAGGAAACCTTCAAAGACATTTACGCCCAGTTCTTCCCACAGGGAGGTTGGTCCTCTCTCGTTTtgttcaaaatgtcaaaattccaTTTAAGCAAGACGAGTTCGATTCCTCCCCCGCTCGCTTGTCTCCACAGACGCGTCGACGTACGCTCACTTCCTGTTCAACGCCTTCGACACGGATCACAACGGCTCCGTCAGCTTTGAGGATTTTGTGACGGGTCTTTCCATCCTACTGCGGGGCACCATTCAAGAGAAACTCAACTGGGCTTTCAACCTCTATGACATCAACAAAGATGGTTACATCACCAAAGAGGTACAGTCACTGTATGTCTAATTGAAATTTTCTGGATTATTATTCATAAGAGACAATGTTGTTCTGCAGGAGATGCTCGACATCATGAAGGCCATTTACGACATGATGGGCAAATGCACGTACCCCGTGCTCAAAGAGGAGACTCCGCGCCAGCACGTAGAAGTATTCTTTCAGGCAAGTTCAGGATTGGAGCAATTGAAATCGGTGTAATGGTCTACCAAGTATGTATTTTACCCTTTTATGAAGATAGAAGGCTTCGATTTAGCATCATGGGCAAATGCTAAAAAGGGTTGTAGCGCAATGGAAAAGGTCATGTTTAGGGCTGGCGAAAACAAATCTTAAtaactcggctaagtcgacttcaaGAAT is a window from the Phycodurus eques isolate BA_2022a chromosome 23, UOR_Pequ_1.1, whole genome shotgun sequence genome containing:
- the kcnip4a gene encoding Kv channel-interacting protein 4 isoform X2; translation: MGALMVIFSLQPKQRRKPTDSVEDELELSAVRHRPEGLGQLEAQTRFSRKELQILYRGFKNECPSGVVNEETFKDIYAQFFPQGDASTYAHFLFNAFDTDHNGSVSFEDFVTGLSILLRGTIQEKLNWAFNLYDINKDGYITKEEMLDIMKAIYDMMGKCTYPVLKEETPRQHVEVFFQKMDKNKDGVVTIDEFIDCCQNDENIMRSMHIFENVL
- the kcnip4a gene encoding Kv channel-interacting protein 4 isoform X1, yielding MGALMVIFSLQPKQRRKPTDSVEDELELSAVRHRPEGLGQLEAQTRFSRKELQILYRGFKNECPSGVVNEETFKDIYAQFFPQGDASTYAHFLFNAFDTDHNGSVSFEDFVTGLSILLRGTIQEKLNWAFNLYDINKDGYITKEEMLDIMKAIYDMMGKCTYPVLKEETPRQHVEVFFQKMDKNKDGVVTIDEFIDCCQNVSGDVVAFERTIRCLNRRAFFVLSPG